One window of the Pedobacter ginsengisoli genome contains the following:
- a CDS encoding GNAT family N-acetyltransferase, whose protein sequence is MPEVHIEQIRTDLTWRIRHEVMYPDLPFDAIKLANDEEGIHFGLFVGNQLASVVSLFNKGNIYQFRKFATIVELQGKGYGSLLLDHIISFVKTFGAIKLWCNARVSAIPFYNKFGFIQTDKISTNNGIDFVIMELELNN, encoded by the coding sequence ATGCCGGAAGTCCATATTGAACAAATCAGAACTGACTTAACCTGGAGGATAAGACATGAAGTGATGTATCCTGATTTACCTTTTGATGCTATAAAATTGGCAAATGATGAAGAGGGAATACATTTTGGATTATTTGTGGGCAATCAATTAGCATCTGTAGTTTCATTATTTAACAAAGGCAACATTTATCAGTTCAGAAAATTCGCAACAATTGTGGAATTGCAGGGAAAGGGGTATGGATCACTTTTACTGGATCATATAATTAGCTTTGTTAAAACTTTTGGAGCTATAAAGTTATGGTGTAATGCACGCGTATCAGCAATTCCTTTTTACAACAAATTTGGCTTCATTCAAACAGATAAAATTTCTACCAATAATGGTATCGACTTTGTCATTATGGAGTTAGAACTCAATAATTAG